The Helicoverpa zea isolate HzStark_Cry1AcR chromosome 4, ilHelZeax1.1, whole genome shotgun sequence genome segment ATTAGCGTAATTGCGTATCTGAATGTTCACGGACAGACCATCACATCTAATTAAATAATCCACAAAACTTCTTAACAATCCTATCCGTGTTCCGGGCAGTTTTTGAGCTGTTTTTTATGAAGTTATTATTGTAATTCAAGTTAATTTGAACTAATTGAAACGTTAAAACAGCTGGTGATATGTTTTGTAAATTATGATATTATGTCTTTGTTAAATGtctaacaataaattattcccgagttaaattaaactattttaGTAGAAATTTGTGTAATTGTTGCGTTTATGACAGTATAATTTACGAATGTTTAATTTCTTTTCCAGATTCCTGTCGATAAGAATGCCAAGCTAAGAACACTAGAACTGAGAGGGGTTTACTCCgcctcaaaattaaaaaatttggaTACCATTAAGCCTTACGATGTAACAAGAAATGCAGAAATTGCAGAAAAACCTCATGCTgttactaaaactaaaaatgatataaaagaACCAGTATTTTGTAAGACTTATGCGTCATTCATaccaaaaatgagtttaaactTGGAAAAAGTTATTGAGCAGAACCCAAGAATACTAGACTTGCGTGAAAAACTtaatcaaataacaaaaaagcaGGATTCTAATGTAGATAAGAGGACAAAAGGTTTAATTAATGATATAACGCAGCACCTAGTCGACAAGAAGGATGAAGACGAGTCTGGTCCTTACAGTTTGTTATTTGATCTACAGTCCGATCCTTCTACGTCATTTAATGAAAGTGCAGGAGTGAATGTTTGGAACCGACCAAAATCAGAAGTACTTAGTGATACAAACTCACTTAACTTCAAGAAGTTAATTAATCCCATTAACAAGAGTGCAGACAGACTACCGAACGTGTTGAATTTCGATGAAAAACCTATGAGAGAATTTGAATATTCTTGCGAAAACGATTTGAACTTTCCGGCAAAAAAGACATTTAATACACATTCCAGATCTGATCTTTGTCTACAGTTAAAAACTCATGTACACTCACGTATGTTTGATTCTAATTTAAGTCCTAATGATAATTCGCTTAGTAGGACTAATGAGGAAAACTCCCTGGATGACAGTTTGGGCATTCTGACTCCAGATCAGATGGATGATATATGTTATTTAGAAAACGCTTTCTCTCCTACAGTAGAGGGATTACCAATTTTCTGTGATACTAATGAAAGTAAAATATCTCCAGATAATGGTGATACCCCATCAACTGATAAGACTGAAAGTAACTCTGCAGCATCGACGATACAAAACGATGGGTTTGATAGCTTAGAGAATAAAAGGTGCACGGTTGAAGGGCAACTAGCGCCTATTGTGAGTCTGGAAACAATAATGAATAACGAGGAACACAATTCACAAACATCCTTCGATTCCCCAGCTCATAAATGCATTGGTACATTGTCAATTCAAGAACCATTGTCAAATACTTCTAGGACCTACGATATGCCCTCACAAGATAGTACAATAGGGAAGGACGAGTTAACTTCTAATTTGTTAGACGAAGAATTCATGCCTTCTATTCACAGCAGCATTTTAGAACCCGTTAGTTCTATTGCTGAAAATGTGGCCAATTTAGAAATAGCTCTAGATTGCAAACATGAAAGTCTATTGATTACAAATAGAATCGAACAAACTCCTTCCCCAGAAGATTTGCCATTAGACAGTTCAGAAATAATTGgtgaaataagtacctactcgcAGTTTTCCGCTTCAACACTGCATGACTCGCAGACCTATTCAGATGGTAAAAACGATTATCCGAAATCCATGGAAACTTCTAAAGTTTCCAACAGTTTCATTACTAGTATCACGAGCATTACGAGTTTAGATGGTTATCAAGGGGATGGGGAAATGTCCAGACCTGTGAGCAGAGGAGCAGATCATTCAATTGAACACCGTGAAGACGCTATTGAAATGGATTGGCAAAATGTGCCAGTCGCTAGAAGAGCAGATCCCATGACGGATTCAGATTTCTTTACAGAAAGTGACGCCGATGGTTTAGATGATCATATGCAAAGAGGAGACCGACGGGCTCAGGTTATTGATGGTGCCCTGTATGGTGGAAAGAAAGTTAACGGGAATCCACCTCTAATTGTAAACAGAAATGAAGACTCCTGCATGGAATCCAGCGGAGTTTACACCGATTTCGAAAATCATCGTACGTCTCCTGTGTTCTTGAATGTTATTGATGACATGTCTCCTGATGGATCTACACCATCTACAAGATCAGAATGTAGTCAGAAAAATGCTAGTACAGGAAACTTGAATGCTTATTTTTCACCACTGCAAGATGCCATGGAAGAACATAAATCAGATACATCTCACGTCATAGACGACGATGAAACACCGAAAAACACCAGCAAACGAAATTCGTTGAACAGTGTAAAAGATATGAAATGCACGGAAAAGACCAAGGAGGAAAAGAGGAGTTTCACCTTGAAGAAGTACAAGATGCCTAAGCGTGATGTGCCAAGTAAACTAAAAAGTATGTTGGCTAACAGAAAGACTGATGCAGATAACAGCGTGCAGAATAGCCCAAAAACTGCAAAAAAGACCGAAAGAAGAGAAAATTTGGCAAAAAAGAATTCTTTGGACACCAAAAACGATTATAAGATAAAATCCTTTAAGGATATTAAATCAAAGGTGGACTGCTCATTTTCATTACAACGATCTCAAACTTCATGCAGTGTCAGTAGAATGTTAAGCTCAAAATCCACAAATAACAACGTGAAACCTAAAAGGTAAGTTCGTATAGGTTCTTACTTTTTGTTAACAGTCATTACAAATCACATTTGATTTCAAATACCCGCTTGGATGCATTGGTCACTTTGAATTACAATTCACCCAGCATGGTGTCTAGAAGGTGTCAAGTTTCAAAGTTAAACTTTTTCACACGACCATGAATTTACAAAAATTCAAGCTTGATTTTTTCCATTCAGTTTTACATCATTTTGGAGCATCAGCTTAAAAAATCCTAGTTTTATTCCTAAGCATTTCGACTATAGGGacaagtttgtaaatatagtttatattatttttatcattgaataaacctaaaaaaaaaacaacgaaaataaacgaaaataacTATCTTTTgtgttaaaactaaataaaatgtttttttagagCAGAATACgttaaacataatacataacatagggaaaaatatttatttatttatttatactttatgtacaaaataggtacattggcggacttaatgcctcaaggcattctctaccagtcaaccatcgggttaaagggagaaaataaataggtagtacaaaaaaaaaaaaagagaaagtcatgaatagatatgaataaaaacatattacaat includes the following:
- the LOC124629489 gene encoding uncharacterized protein LOC124629489 isoform X1 codes for the protein MSKIPVDKNAKLRTLELRGVYSASKLKNLDTIKPYDVTRNAEIAEKPHAVTKTKNDIKEPVFCKTYASFIPKMSLNLEKVIEQNPRILDLREKLNQITKKQDSNVDKRTKGLINDITQHLVDKKDEDESGPYSLLFDLQSDPSTSFNESAGVNVWNRPKSEVLSDTNSLNFKKLINPINKSADRLPNVLNFDEKPMREFEYSCENDLNFPAKKTFNTHSRSDLCLQLKTHVHSRMFDSNLSPNDNSLSRTNEENSLDDSLGILTPDQMDDICYLENAFSPTVEGLPIFCDTNESKISPDNGDTPSTDKTESNSAASTIQNDGFDSLENKRCTVEGQLAPIVSLETIMNNEEHNSQTSFDSPAHKCIGTLSIQEPLSNTSRTYDMPSQDSTIGKDELTSNLLDEEFMPSIHSSILEPVSSIAENVANLEIALDCKHESLLITNRIEQTPSPEDLPLDSSEIIGEISTYSQFSASTLHDSQTYSDGKNDYPKSMETSKVSNSFITSITSITSLDGYQGDGEMSRPVSRGADHSIEHREDAIEMDWQNVPVARRADPMTDSDFFTESDADGLDDHMQRGDRRAQVIDGALYGGKKVNGNPPLIVNRNEDSCMESSGVYTDFENHRTSPVFLNVIDDMSPDGSTPSTRSECSQKNASTGNLNAYFSPLQDAMEEHKSDTSHVIDDDETPKNTSKRNSLNSVKDMKCTEKTKEEKRSFTLKKYKMPKRDVPSKLKSMLANRKTDADNSVQNSPKTAKKTERRENLAKKNSLDTKNDYKIKSFKDIKSKVDCSFSLQRSQTSCSVSRMLSSKSTNNNVKPKSRHMRMRMELGSAAGSGKSSLHSSQSDISASSTPLGKHATSRFPLLRNGKKRESAPTPTTPARPPPTPPQPQTVQAKKNGVVPKLSSSPVAVRARTSLAPPPSPRKPAPHRVPPAQRPNTLPTNKEPPRVTAAVGPRGKRVQTPQPVRTPAAPLPAPQPQPREQAVALAHAAKGVEALGVLVQYLVFRLDALNGSSWRMEAERWRGVAAAERSSAARADRDRQQRAQKDLDTIAECLSKISELEMEVSSKEEVNARLQAKHIEEVATLANDIKGLKDTIESLKHEVAESRARLHAHSEIERTLRAQLEAARAEIEQSKSYNTSVMSANTSTDTSVDTSWDKSCNTCDAACDPVCCEAEDCELRLAANEELSTDANELAAEVRSLRAVIELKQAEVASLRDSRSELAAERDRRVALEREARAARHAAEELRERALARQRDTDRLRDDNRRLRDAAARDRDHAARLAALNEELRYKLRQKSQVVSLLAGGGYIERPPMRTRTSSGDSGRSASPAPDSPPSPAASPAPDSPPLPAVKGVVEKHDSVSWVLEIEETPEEVASRLARRSSFRTAASPSGVKRRGGGSPGSGSPAPASPAPNASKLFRPGDLDFPPPPLKESAGEAIYIYDDRQY
- the LOC124629489 gene encoding uncharacterized protein LOC124629489 isoform X2; the encoded protein is MSLNLEKVIEQNPRILDLREKLNQITKKQDSNVDKRTKGLINDITQHLVDKKDEDESGPYSLLFDLQSDPSTSFNESAGVNVWNRPKSEVLSDTNSLNFKKLINPINKSADRLPNVLNFDEKPMREFEYSCENDLNFPAKKTFNTHSRSDLCLQLKTHVHSRMFDSNLSPNDNSLSRTNEENSLDDSLGILTPDQMDDICYLENAFSPTVEGLPIFCDTNESKISPDNGDTPSTDKTESNSAASTIQNDGFDSLENKRCTVEGQLAPIVSLETIMNNEEHNSQTSFDSPAHKCIGTLSIQEPLSNTSRTYDMPSQDSTIGKDELTSNLLDEEFMPSIHSSILEPVSSIAENVANLEIALDCKHESLLITNRIEQTPSPEDLPLDSSEIIGEISTYSQFSASTLHDSQTYSDGKNDYPKSMETSKVSNSFITSITSITSLDGYQGDGEMSRPVSRGADHSIEHREDAIEMDWQNVPVARRADPMTDSDFFTESDADGLDDHMQRGDRRAQVIDGALYGGKKVNGNPPLIVNRNEDSCMESSGVYTDFENHRTSPVFLNVIDDMSPDGSTPSTRSECSQKNASTGNLNAYFSPLQDAMEEHKSDTSHVIDDDETPKNTSKRNSLNSVKDMKCTEKTKEEKRSFTLKKYKMPKRDVPSKLKSMLANRKTDADNSVQNSPKTAKKTERRENLAKKNSLDTKNDYKIKSFKDIKSKVDCSFSLQRSQTSCSVSRMLSSKSTNNNVKPKSRHMRMRMELGSAAGSGKSSLHSSQSDISASSTPLGKHATSRFPLLRNGKKRESAPTPTTPARPPPTPPQPQTVQAKKNGVVPKLSSSPVAVRARTSLAPPPSPRKPAPHRVPPAQRPNTLPTNKEPPRVTAAVGPRGKRVQTPQPVRTPAAPLPAPQPQPREQAVALAHAAKGVEALGVLVQYLVFRLDALNGSSWRMEAERWRGVAAAERSSAARADRDRQQRAQKDLDTIAECLSKISELEMEVSSKEEVNARLQAKHIEEVATLANDIKGLKDTIESLKHEVAESRARLHAHSEIERTLRAQLEAARAEIEQSKSYNTSVMSANTSTDTSVDTSWDKSCNTCDAACDPVCCEAEDCELRLAANEELSTDANELAAEVRSLRAVIELKQAEVASLRDSRSELAAERDRRVALEREARAARHAAEELRERALARQRDTDRLRDDNRRLRDAAARDRDHAARLAALNEELRYKLRQKSQVVSLLAGGGYIERPPMRTRTSSGDSGRSASPAPDSPPSPAASPAPDSPPLPAVKGVVEKHDSVSWVLEIEETPEEVASRLARRSSFRTAASPSGVKRRGGGSPGSGSPAPASPAPNASKLFRPGDLDFPPPPLKESAGEAIYIYDDRQY